One Prolixibacteraceae bacterium DNA segment encodes these proteins:
- the gldG gene encoding gliding motility-associated ABC transporter substrate-binding protein GldG — MWTIIKREIQSFFSSLSGYLVISIFLFATSILLWVFPSDYNLLSTGYANLDGLFDLGPWVMLFLAPAITMKMFAEEKRQRTLELLLTRPISRTKIILGKFLAACILVIIAMIPTVIYYLSVYYLGTPIGCIDSGAVFGSYIGLFFLAAIYIAVGIFCSVTTESQIISFLMAAVINLLLYNAFGVGSQIYPMSDIWVSISSLGIDKHYQSIARGVIMMKDILFFFIVIFLFLGIATIIITWNIFTNKQRRKTILSTAIISVLTSWMSTFTTLQVDLTEDNRFSLSATTKSLLEEVDFPIQFDIYLAGQMPAKFSVFQKNITQKIKSLAAITDSPLHYNLIDPYQEVPINKRQKYFSYLANKGLIPTDIRIKKEEGTSTQLLFPAMIIKGNGKEVVVNLLKRNSMLSPEENLNNSTELLEYEMVRAVQKLKQHKKSVIAFITDGKTLNPSETFVLRNELKEEFHFIDISAERLWTDKENIDAVVVADPQDNFNERTKFILDQYIMGGGKMAVFIDPVSVSLDSLQHGMTTIAIGNDLSLRDQLFQYGIRLNSDLVQDVDCMRLPVNTALSGQKPKYTPAPWYFSPLLMPNQSHPIGKGLDRVKCEFVSSITPTSKHKDVKITPVLTTSPYARITNTPLEVSLEMINHPPHRAQFNKRDIPIGVIMEGKFRSAFQHRMAEAFGFSRNIVIKGQSTDTKILVVADGKILANMVKKINGKMRYSPLGYDRFSKQTFGNKEFISNAFRYLTDKKGISSLSGKVLKIRLLDKIKIRESRLWIQFLNVIFPQLFMIIMGTIFFFVRRYIYRS, encoded by the coding sequence ATGTGGACTATAATAAAGCGCGAGATACAATCATTTTTTAGCTCCTTATCAGGTTATCTGGTAATATCCATTTTTCTTTTCGCAACATCCATTTTACTTTGGGTTTTTCCCTCTGACTATAACTTATTAAGTACAGGATATGCAAATCTTGATGGCCTATTTGATTTAGGACCATGGGTAATGTTATTTCTTGCACCTGCAATCACCATGAAAATGTTTGCGGAAGAGAAGAGACAACGAACACTTGAGCTCCTTTTAACAAGGCCTATCTCTAGAACAAAGATTATTTTAGGCAAGTTTCTAGCAGCTTGCATCTTGGTGATCATAGCAATGATCCCTACAGTAATTTATTATCTTTCAGTCTATTATTTAGGCACTCCTATAGGATGCATAGATAGTGGTGCAGTATTTGGCTCTTACATAGGACTGTTTTTCTTAGCAGCAATATACATTGCTGTTGGAATTTTCTGTTCTGTAACAACAGAAAGTCAAATCATCTCTTTTCTGATGGCAGCTGTAATAAACCTACTTCTATACAATGCTTTTGGAGTTGGCTCTCAAATATATCCGATGAGTGATATTTGGGTATCCATCTCCTCTTTAGGAATAGATAAGCATTACCAATCTATCGCGAGAGGTGTTATCATGATGAAAGATATCCTTTTCTTCTTCATTGTCATCTTTCTATTTCTTGGCATTGCAACCATTATTATCACATGGAATATTTTCACCAATAAACAGAGAAGAAAAACAATACTATCAACTGCAATAATCTCAGTTTTAACATCTTGGATGTCAACCTTTACAACTTTACAGGTAGATCTAACGGAGGACAATAGATTCTCTCTTTCAGCTACCACTAAAAGTTTATTAGAAGAGGTTGATTTTCCAATACAGTTTGACATCTATCTTGCAGGTCAAATGCCTGCCAAGTTTAGTGTTTTTCAGAAAAATATTACACAAAAGATCAAAAGTTTAGCAGCAATTACGGACTCACCGCTTCACTATAACTTAATTGATCCATATCAAGAAGTTCCCATAAACAAACGCCAAAAATACTTCTCATATCTTGCAAATAAAGGTCTGATTCCGACAGATATAAGAATAAAAAAGGAGGAAGGAACATCTACACAGTTACTATTCCCTGCCATGATTATAAAAGGTAATGGTAAAGAAGTCGTGGTGAACTTACTAAAGAGAAACAGTATGCTCAGTCCAGAAGAAAACTTAAATAACTCTACAGAGTTACTTGAGTATGAAATGGTAAGAGCAGTCCAAAAACTAAAGCAACATAAGAAAAGTGTTATCGCTTTTATAACAGATGGGAAAACACTAAACCCTAGTGAAACATTCGTATTACGAAATGAATTGAAAGAGGAGTTTCATTTTATAGATATCTCAGCAGAGAGGCTTTGGACAGATAAAGAGAATATCGATGCAGTAGTGGTGGCAGATCCTCAAGATAATTTTAACGAGAGGACGAAGTTTATATTAGATCAGTACATTATGGGGGGTGGGAAAATGGCTGTATTCATTGACCCTGTTTCTGTAAGCTTAGATAGTCTTCAACATGGAATGACAACTATTGCAATTGGAAATGACCTTTCACTTCGAGATCAACTATTCCAATATGGCATTCGACTAAATTCCGATTTGGTACAAGATGTCGATTGCATGAGACTTCCTGTCAATACTGCTTTATCTGGACAGAAACCCAAGTACACTCCAGCTCCTTGGTACTTTTCTCCTCTTTTGATGCCTAATCAATCACATCCAATAGGAAAAGGATTGGATCGAGTTAAGTGTGAATTTGTTAGTTCGATCACTCCTACATCAAAACATAAAGATGTCAAAATAACACCAGTTCTCACGACCTCCCCATATGCAAGAATTACCAATACCCCATTAGAGGTGTCTCTTGAAATGATAAATCATCCTCCACACAGAGCTCAGTTTAATAAGAGAGATATCCCTATTGGAGTTATCATGGAAGGAAAGTTTCGATCAGCATTTCAACATAGGATGGCTGAAGCATTTGGTTTCTCTCGTAATATTGTGATAAAAGGCCAAAGTACAGATACAAAGATACTAGTTGTAGCTGATGGGAAAATTCTAGCCAATATGGTCAAAAAGATAAATGGGAAAATGAGATATTCCCCATTAGGATATGACCGTTTCTCCAAACAAACTTTTGGAAATAAGGAATTTATCTCGAATGCTTTTAGATATCTCACAGATAAAAAAGGGATCTCTTCTCTATCGGGAAAAGTATTAAAAATACGACTCCTCGATAAGATAAAAATAAGAGAATCGAGACTTTGGATTCAATTTCTAAATGTAATATTCCCTCAACTTTTCATGATCATAATGGGAACGATCTTCTTTTTCGTTCGTCGCTATATATATAGAAGTTAG
- the lpxB gene encoding lipid-A-disaccharide synthase: MRYFIIAGEASGDLHGANLMKGLKSKDKEATFRYFGGDQMASVSDGMIKHYKKMAFMGFLSVVMNLGEIKRNFKLAEKEILDFNPDVVILIDYPGFNLRVAKIAKKYGFKTFYYISPKIWAWKEGRIKRIKQYVDKMFTILPFETSFYKKHNYPVTFVGNPTVDELLYQKQWDTKEQFYEENKLDNRPIVALLAGSRVQEIKRLLPIMAKVSTFYPNFQFVIGGAPAINESLYNQYKQGADIKIVFGKTHNLLKHSHSAVVASGTAALEAGVIGTPQIVCYKVELGRIATILRRLFLKIPYFSLVNLILDREAVKEIFQEQCNVQNVKKELDLLILDTSYRQQIFDSYSEMLNKLDGKDAGDRASEEIIKSLS; encoded by the coding sequence ATGAGATATTTTATCATTGCAGGGGAGGCTTCAGGTGATCTACATGGAGCCAACTTGATGAAGGGGTTAAAAAGTAAAGACAAAGAGGCTACATTCCGCTATTTTGGTGGTGATCAAATGGCATCTGTCTCTGATGGGATGATTAAGCATTACAAAAAGATGGCCTTTATGGGCTTTTTGAGTGTTGTAATGAATCTTGGCGAGATCAAAAGAAATTTTAAACTTGCAGAAAAAGAGATTTTAGATTTTAACCCTGACGTGGTTATTTTAATTGATTATCCAGGTTTTAACCTTCGTGTTGCAAAGATTGCAAAGAAATACGGATTCAAAACATTCTACTATATATCGCCTAAAATATGGGCATGGAAAGAGGGACGAATAAAAAGGATCAAACAGTATGTGGATAAGATGTTTACAATCTTGCCATTTGAAACCTCTTTCTATAAGAAACATAATTACCCAGTAACTTTTGTAGGAAATCCAACAGTAGACGAGCTTTTGTATCAAAAACAGTGGGATACAAAGGAGCAGTTCTATGAAGAGAATAAGTTGGATAATAGACCAATCGTGGCTTTATTAGCAGGGAGTAGGGTACAAGAGATTAAAAGACTTTTACCTATAATGGCAAAAGTCTCAACATTCTATCCCAATTTTCAATTTGTTATTGGAGGAGCTCCTGCAATTAATGAATCGCTTTATAATCAATATAAACAAGGTGCAGATATTAAGATCGTTTTTGGCAAGACACATAACCTTCTAAAACACTCTCATTCAGCTGTTGTAGCCTCTGGAACAGCAGCACTAGAAGCGGGAGTAATTGGAACACCGCAGATCGTTTGTTATAAAGTGGAATTGGGAAGAATTGCAACCATTCTCAGAAGGTTATTTTTGAAGATCCCCTATTTTTCACTAGTAAATTTAATTCTTGACAGAGAAGCAGTAAAAGAGATATTCCAAGAACAATGTAACGTACAGAATGTCAAGAAAGAACTCGATCTTTTGATCCTTGACACATCATATCGACAACAAATATTCGATAGCTATAGTGAGATGTTAAATAAATTAGATGGGAAAGATGCAGGAGATAGGGCATCAGAAGAGATCATTAAAAGTTTGTCATAA
- the surE gene encoding 5'/3'-nucleotidase SurE produces the protein MEKPFILITNDDGVDAKGIQCLASFVKDMAEVIVVAPNGPRSGQSSAITVDRPLRLRLEKEEELMKVYSCTGTPVDCIKLALNKIVDRQPDLVLSGINHGLNTSVSVIYSGTMGGAMEGAIHGIPSIGFSIDDYSKEADFSSLEPIVKTLVANVLSQGLPEGVCLNVNAPKGEIQGIEVCRQARGKWSEEFERRVDPHNREYFWLSGYFDNAEKHAVDTDEHLISKGFASVVPTSVDTTDYSMLKELKNWKL, from the coding sequence ATGGAAAAACCTTTTATACTTATCACCAATGATGACGGAGTGGATGCAAAAGGGATTCAATGCCTTGCTTCATTTGTTAAAGATATGGCTGAAGTAATAGTGGTTGCGCCTAATGGTCCAAGAAGTGGACAATCTTCTGCCATTACTGTAGATAGGCCATTGCGACTTCGACTAGAGAAAGAAGAAGAATTAATGAAGGTTTACAGCTGTACAGGAACCCCTGTAGATTGTATCAAACTAGCCCTAAATAAAATAGTAGATAGACAGCCTGACTTAGTACTTAGTGGTATTAACCATGGACTAAACACTTCCGTGTCCGTTATCTATTCAGGTACCATGGGAGGAGCTATGGAGGGAGCGATACATGGAATTCCATCCATTGGTTTCTCAATAGATGACTATAGTAAAGAAGCAGATTTCAGCTCCCTTGAGCCGATCGTAAAAACACTTGTTGCAAATGTCCTTTCACAAGGTTTACCTGAAGGAGTTTGTCTCAATGTAAATGCCCCTAAAGGAGAGATCCAAGGGATCGAAGTTTGCCGTCAAGCGAGAGGAAAATGGAGCGAGGAGTTTGAACGTAGAGTGGATCCACATAACAGAGAATACTTTTGGCTTTCTGGATATTTCGATAATGCAGAGAAACATGCCGTAGATACTGACGAACATCTTATTAGCAAGGGTTTTGCTTCGGTGGTTCCCACTTCTGTAGATACAACAGACTATTCGATGCTCAAAGAACTAAAAAACTGGAAATTGTAG
- a CDS encoding DUF4836 family protein: MKTNRYFGKIVLGIAFSLSLIITSCSGPHPTDTIPSNSKIVASFDLSHMLKVAEVDDANSIKSLSLLDGQMQNSSKELKSLWENLLKNPDNSGISFDQGVYLFRFDNESKGETNGCSMIIKDVNKFKETVEVLCKDLSLTTESSNGLNMVHISSTNLVAWNDTHMLLISSLGEEASLLDKKVASLFTLDSDKCITSVDGFKELCAAPNDITIWGSGTNLTALSKFNPSLLLFKDLVKDCSMAVHVKFDDGQIVLNNEFYAPKEVKALLGKYWKDDFNKDLYKMFPENNIMISGMVVNFEQILENLKGESYYTDADDMWKQFAGTDIQTSVQSLGNSFMFSITDMNYTKSRFRKSISPVINCALDYNTKKEHKWLTDNLDKFCEKEESGCYRLTMGRNTNMYIAETDEVLFISSEKDNVLRAIGQKKCDSDFTDSKIASHFTSTKGFWYLDLDYNHYPETTKKLVDDSFDKMQKQYIVGNMALIQDIEITSNDALSSHVEIHLKNKKENSLKQIIHLVDESAMKFVQ; the protein is encoded by the coding sequence ATGAAAACAAATCGTTATTTTGGAAAAATAGTACTTGGTATTGCTTTTTCCCTATCATTAATTATTACATCCTGTTCAGGACCACATCCTACAGATACAATTCCTTCGAATAGTAAAATTGTCGCTTCCTTTGATCTTTCCCATATGTTGAAAGTGGCAGAAGTGGATGATGCTAATTCTATTAAAAGTCTCTCTCTTTTAGACGGACAGATGCAGAATAGTTCGAAAGAGTTAAAAAGTTTATGGGAGAATCTATTGAAGAATCCAGATAACTCTGGAATCTCTTTTGACCAAGGGGTATATCTCTTTCGTTTTGATAACGAATCAAAGGGAGAAACCAATGGTTGTTCAATGATAATCAAGGATGTCAACAAATTTAAAGAGACTGTAGAGGTATTATGTAAAGACCTTTCTCTTACTACGGAATCTTCTAATGGATTAAATATGGTTCATATAAGTTCTACAAATCTAGTAGCTTGGAATGATACCCATATGTTGTTAATATCATCTTTGGGTGAGGAGGCTAGTCTATTAGATAAAAAGGTTGCTTCTCTCTTTACATTAGATTCAGATAAGTGTATTACTTCTGTGGATGGTTTTAAGGAGTTGTGTGCTGCCCCAAATGATATCACCATTTGGGGGTCTGGAACGAATCTAACAGCTTTATCGAAGTTTAACCCATCTCTATTATTATTTAAAGACTTGGTGAAAGATTGTTCTATGGCTGTTCATGTAAAATTCGATGATGGACAGATTGTTCTTAACAACGAATTTTATGCCCCTAAAGAGGTGAAGGCGCTATTAGGAAAATATTGGAAAGACGATTTCAATAAAGATCTATATAAAATGTTCCCTGAGAATAATATCATGATATCAGGTATGGTAGTGAATTTTGAACAGATATTAGAAAACTTAAAAGGAGAATCCTATTATACCGATGCGGATGATATGTGGAAACAATTTGCTGGTACCGATATCCAAACTTCTGTACAGAGCTTAGGAAACTCATTTATGTTCTCTATTACGGATATGAACTATACAAAAAGTAGATTTAGAAAGTCTATCTCTCCTGTCATAAATTGTGCATTGGATTACAATACAAAAAAAGAACATAAATGGCTTACTGATAATCTCGATAAGTTTTGTGAAAAAGAGGAGAGTGGTTGTTATCGCTTAACCATGGGACGTAATACTAATATGTATATTGCTGAAACAGATGAAGTACTATTTATCTCTAGTGAAAAAGACAATGTTCTTAGAGCTATTGGTCAAAAGAAATGCGATTCTGATTTTACAGATTCCAAAATTGCTTCTCATTTCACCTCGACAAAAGGTTTTTGGTACCTAGACTTAGATTATAACCACTATCCAGAAACGACGAAGAAATTAGTAGATGATAGTTTTGATAAAATGCAAAAACAATATATCGTTGGCAATATGGCTTTGATTCAGGATATTGAGATCACTTCTAATGATGCACTCTCTTCTCATGTAGAGATACACTTGAAAAATAAAAAAGAGAATAGTCTAAAACAGATCATTCACTTGGTGGATGAAAGCGCGATGAAATTTGTTCAATGA
- a CDS encoding ATP-binding cassette domain-containing protein: MSEQEIACSDIYLKDSVVFESPNVYVIKACSGRGKSSLLNFIYGLNYKYDGKIYFDNKIGTKQVFNHYFSYLFQDLKLFNDLSVWENICLKNDLTNFKVKGEIERMLQKLDLFEKRDLLVGNLSFGQQQRVAIIRTLCQPFQFLFLDEPFSHIDHETSLKCVELISSEVTKQNAGLIITTLDSCSLWNSNHTLDL; encoded by the coding sequence ATGTCAGAACAGGAAATCGCCTGTTCTGACATTTATTTAAAGGACTCTGTCGTATTTGAGTCTCCTAATGTCTATGTAATAAAAGCATGTTCTGGTAGGGGGAAAAGCTCCCTGTTAAATTTTATTTATGGACTTAATTACAAATATGATGGAAAGATATACTTCGATAATAAGATCGGTACTAAGCAAGTCTTTAACCACTATTTTTCTTACCTTTTTCAAGACTTAAAACTCTTTAATGATTTGTCTGTATGGGAAAATATATGCTTAAAAAATGACTTAACGAATTTTAAAGTCAAGGGGGAGATAGAAAGGATGTTACAGAAGCTCGATCTTTTTGAAAAGCGCGACCTTTTAGTTGGTAATTTGTCATTTGGTCAACAACAAAGAGTAGCGATTATTCGAACTTTATGTCAGCCTTTTCAGTTTCTTTTTTTAGATGAACCGTTTAGCCATATTGACCATGAAACCTCTTTAAAGTGTGTTGAACTTATTTCGAGTGAAGTAACCAAACAGAATGCTGGACTGATAATAACCACTCTGGATAGCTGTTCCCTATGGAACTCTAACCATACACTAGACCTTTAG